The genomic interval ctgagctctcagcacagagcccaatgcggggctcgaactcacagatggtgagatcatgacctgagccaaagtccggacgctcaaccgactgaaccacccaggcgcccctgaaaactcCACATTCTTAATCAACTGCTGATGTAACTGCTGTGGGTTGCTATGAAGTTAGCAAAACAGTGTGATGTCTGAGGCAGCAATGTCATCATAATTACATGAGTGAGTTAGTGAAGTTCTAGATGAGAATTCTGTCCCTCCTGGAGGTGATGGCTCCGGGCAAGGACACGTGTCCTATCTTACCTAAGATTGCCAACAGCTGCACTGATGAGAGTTCATATAAGCCTTCTAATGAGTGAGGACCTGGGCGTTCTGGATTGAGGGGGAtttattccttgttttgtttGCAATCCCGGACCTACAAAGATAAGGACAAACATTTTGTGCTTCCTTTGGCATCTGTATGGAAGACTTTGCGTCTCAGAGGGAAACAATGTATATGCAGGGAGAAAGCAAGTCTGACCTGAGTGTAAAGCAGATACTAAATTCAGAAGCTGGTTTTTGTGGCTGGTCAGAGACTTCTTGTAGGCCTGGGGAAAATCATTGAGTCTGCTGCCTTTTCCCTTACTATCAGGTTAAATGAAAACTGAGAGCAAATTGTAAAGGACAGAGTGAAGTTGGAGGCTCAGATATCCAGCCCGGACTCTGGCTCTTGGTGATACTTGGAGATTTAGTGGGTTCATTATTAGATGAGCCTCAAACAGTGCCATAGCTCTGTGTCCTGAAGCTATGGGGATCCACACATCATGGATGCAGCAAAAATGCTAAAACAATTATATTTAACTCACGAGatatccttccttcctgccttcccaaTCTCCAGGTGTGCTCCAAATGCTGGAGTTCATTTGCCACGATTTTCAGTAAAGCACGGGATGATCCCAAGACGTTATGTTATGCcttggaaagaaaatatgaaattcagGAACATGAATCTGAAGGTATTTTCCTataaatgttcataataaaaaaattcatagtTATAGTATAATTTAATATATCTATGAATAGACATATCTATAACTAtacaaaagctattttttaagcttatttatttattttgagagagagtgggagaggggcagagatggagagagagagagagagagagagagagagagagagaatcccaagcaggctccacgctgtctgcacagagcccagcaagggactcgaactcacaaaccctgagatcatgacctgagccaaaatcaggagtcagacacttaaccaatggaaccacccaggcacccctacaaaagctatttttaaattcatatttattttttccagctttatagggaataatacagaaatatacattttttaaatggacagcGTGATGACTTAATAAACATACACACTGTGGAATCATTACCAGGCTCAAGataattaacacattcatcacctcacatagttaactctttttttctcctggtgAACATAAGATCCACTCTctgcaactttcaagtatgcaatacTGTGTTATTAACAGTATTCAGTTACCATGCTGAAATGAGATCTTCAGACCTTCTTATGCTTATAAGGGaaagtttgtgccctttgactTGTGTCTCCCCagtccccctccctcctggcaaccaccattctcctGTCTGGCAAAAACTATTTGATGTACTTTCATGTGAACTTGCAAGGAAGAGTTAAATAGCATTATCTATTCAAATAACCCAAAGATGAACTTAAAATAGATATTCCAAAAGATTTCAGAGCTCTCTGTCTACCTTTCTGTCCACATAATGCCAACTCACAGTTAAGAACGGACTTAattaggggcgccagggtggctcaatcggttgagcatccgacttcagctcaggtcctgatctcactgtgcagacagctcagagcctggagcctgcttccgattttgtgtctccctctctctctctctgtccctcccccactcaagcgctgtctctctctgtctctcaaaaactaataaacattaaagaaaattaaggggcgccttggtggctcagtcagttaagcgtctgactttggctcaggtcatgatctcgtggctgtgggttcgagccccgtgtcgggctctgtgctgacagctcagagcctggagcctgcttccgattctgtgtctccctctctctctctctgtccctcccccactcaagtgctgtctctctctgtctctcaaaaactaataaacattaaagaaaattaaaaaaaaaaaaaaaaaaagaatggacctAATTAATATTAATGAAGTATGTCATTAATATTAAAGCTGTGGTACAGAGCATGCATTTTTAAAGCTGTACTGCATATGTGGGTTGAGAGCTACAGGAACAGTTTGGCTAGATTTACAGATAAGACTCACTGCCCATTCACTGCTGCTATTCagtattttcaaagcattttccaaATTCAGATGAGCTGATCACTTGTGAAAAGATAAGTTGTTTCTTTGAAGGGGAATAGAATCTATTGTAATAATCAGACTA from Panthera uncia isolate 11264 chromosome A1 unlocalized genomic scaffold, Puncia_PCG_1.0 HiC_scaffold_17, whole genome shotgun sequence carries:
- the TEX43 gene encoding testis-expressed protein 43 isoform X1, with product MRILSLLEVMAPGKDTCPILPKIANSCTDESSYKPSNECAPNAGVHLPRFSVKHGMIPRRYVMPWKENMKFRNMNLKHAEVCGIHAGPFEDSLFLNHSERLCHGEDRKVVLKKDPPEIKIADMPLHSPLSKYQSTVISHGVRRRLV